A genomic segment from Truepera sp. encodes:
- the gpmI gene encoding 2,3-bisphosphoglycerate-independent phosphoglycerate mutase yields MTKPVALIILDGFGLAPAGSGNAVALAATPVFDAIWRQRPHTRLSASGLAVGLPEGQMGNSEVGHLNLGAGRVVKQSLTYIRDLIADGSFFENEVLLRTFGAARGHTLHLLGLVSDGGVHSDLRHLLALVDLAVAQGLERVRVHAFTDGRDSPPDGGRDYLSTLEEKLAAAREAGCDARVASVCGRYYAMDRDKRWERTKLAYDLVVCAQGEHVEATAVGAVMAAYARGETDEFVRPTVVREEGAAPDDGAVQPGDAAVFFNFRTDRARQLSHALLGGPDWSEFERCRAPKIVFASLMEYDKELHAPYAFAVPPVDETLPQVLAQAGLRQYHTAETEKYAHVTYFFDAQREVPYAGEERVMVPSPKVATYDLQPEMSAPELTAKTVARLREHDDDFVLINFANPDMVGHTGVLEAAVAACEAADAGLGAVLAGVLARGGAAIVLADHGNAEKMLDADGSPYTAHTTNPVPCVLVSDDPALAGVALRGGGVLGDVAPTVLDLLGVPQPSAMTGKSLLER; encoded by the coding sequence ATGACCAAGCCCGTTGCACTCATCATCCTCGACGGTTTCGGACTGGCGCCCGCCGGGTCCGGGAACGCCGTCGCCCTTGCCGCCACGCCGGTGTTCGACGCCATCTGGCGACAGCGCCCGCACACGCGACTGAGCGCCTCCGGGCTCGCCGTAGGGTTGCCCGAGGGCCAGATGGGCAACAGCGAGGTGGGGCACCTCAACCTGGGCGCGGGCCGCGTCGTGAAGCAGAGCCTCACGTACATCCGGGACCTGATCGCTGACGGCTCGTTCTTCGAGAACGAGGTGCTGTTGCGCACCTTCGGCGCGGCGCGTGGGCACACCCTGCACCTGCTGGGCCTGGTCAGTGACGGCGGCGTGCACTCCGACCTGCGTCACCTGCTCGCCCTCGTCGACCTGGCCGTTGCCCAGGGGCTCGAGCGCGTGCGGGTGCACGCCTTCACCGATGGCCGCGACTCGCCGCCCGACGGCGGCCGTGACTACCTGAGCACGCTCGAGGAGAAGCTCGCCGCTGCGCGGGAGGCGGGCTGCGACGCGCGGGTAGCCAGCGTCTGCGGCCGCTACTACGCCATGGACCGCGACAAGCGTTGGGAGCGCACCAAGCTGGCTTACGACCTGGTCGTCTGTGCCCAGGGCGAGCACGTCGAGGCCACGGCGGTCGGGGCCGTCATGGCGGCGTACGCCCGCGGCGAGACGGACGAGTTCGTGCGCCCCACCGTGGTGCGCGAAGAGGGCGCCGCGCCGGACGATGGCGCCGTCCAGCCCGGCGACGCCGCCGTGTTCTTCAACTTTCGCACCGACCGGGCCAGGCAGCTGAGCCACGCGCTGCTCGGCGGCCCGGATTGGAGCGAGTTCGAGCGCTGCCGGGCGCCCAAGATCGTCTTCGCGTCGCTCATGGAGTACGACAAGGAGCTCCATGCGCCGTACGCGTTCGCCGTGCCTCCGGTCGACGAGACGCTCCCCCAGGTGCTGGCGCAGGCGGGCCTGCGGCAGTACCACACGGCCGAGACGGAGAAGTACGCCCACGTGACCTACTTCTTCGACGCTCAGCGCGAGGTGCCTTACGCGGGCGAGGAGCGGGTGATGGTGCCCTCACCCAAGGTCGCCACGTACGACCTTCAGCCCGAGATGAGCGCTCCTGAGTTGACGGCCAAGACCGTGGCGCGACTGCGTGAGCACGACGACGACTTCGTTCTGATCAACTTCGCCAACCCCGACATGGTGGGGCACACGGGCGTGCTGGAGGCCGCCGTGGCGGCGTGCGAGGCGGCGGACGCCGGACTGGGCGCGGTGCTCGCGGGCGTGCTGGCGAGGGGCGGCGCCGCCATCGTGCTGGCGGACCACGGCAACGCCGAGAAGATGCTCGATGCCGACGGGAGTCCTTACACCGCCCACACGACGAACCCCGTGCCGTGCGTGCTCGTCTCGGACGACCCCGCCCTGGCCGGCGTGGCGCTCAGAGGCGGCGGCGTGCTCGGGGACGTCGCGCCCACGGTGTTGGACCTGTTGGGGGTGCCGCAGCCGAGCGCCATGACGGGCAAGTCGTTGCTCGAGCGTTAG
- a CDS encoding DUF721 domain-containing protein yields MRERHVAELLDEVFRRGGLKRGVRRAEAVLLWRRLVGPELAAFSAAKVLRDGVLYVNVSDSETAMHLSMERLKFLSAYRDRYGVKDVREIRFQVGRLRDEEEAVQGASKLPAPDPVELRRLTASLEELALPQDLQRVAVEAGRGLLALQAARRELGWAACPTCGALHDGAVRSDTQREAALREAGRADQEVELGRVLCQACARYAREGRVRDAARRLRTAPLSTFDSLSEEEHAVARFLAGRDLDSTLASLLAATVADPRLARQLAGAARVRLALAHGRPPGSFTAEDLRNLDPRIANVLSLAGEDE; encoded by the coding sequence GTGCGTGAGCGGCATGTGGCCGAGCTCCTCGACGAGGTCTTCAGGCGCGGCGGCCTGAAGCGCGGCGTGAGGCGAGCCGAGGCGGTCCTCCTGTGGCGGCGCCTCGTGGGCCCCGAACTGGCCGCCTTCAGCGCCGCCAAGGTGCTGCGGGACGGCGTCTTGTACGTCAACGTCTCCGATTCCGAGACGGCCATGCACCTGAGCATGGAGCGCCTGAAGTTCCTGAGCGCCTACCGGGACCGTTACGGCGTCAAGGACGTGCGAGAGATCCGCTTCCAGGTCGGCAGGTTGCGGGACGAGGAGGAGGCCGTCCAGGGCGCCTCCAAGCTGCCCGCACCGGACCCGGTCGAGCTGCGGAGGCTGACGGCGTCGCTCGAGGAGCTCGCCCTGCCGCAGGACCTGCAGCGTGTGGCCGTCGAGGCGGGCCGTGGCCTGTTGGCCCTCCAGGCCGCGAGGCGTGAACTGGGTTGGGCCGCGTGCCCCACCTGCGGCGCGCTGCACGATGGCGCCGTGCGAAGCGACACGCAGCGCGAGGCCGCCCTTCGGGAGGCCGGCCGGGCAGATCAAGAGGTGGAGCTCGGGCGGGTGCTCTGCCAGGCGTGCGCTCGCTACGCCCGGGAGGGCAGGGTGCGAGACGCGGCCCGGAGGTTGCGCACGGCGCCCCTCAGCACCTTCGACTCGCTGTCGGAGGAGGAGCACGCCGTCGCTCGCTTCCTGGCGGGCAGGGACCTCGACTCCACGCTGGCGTCGCTCCTTGCCGCTACGGTGGCGGATCCCCGCCTCGCCCGGCAGCTGGCCGGAGCGGCGCGCGTTCGCCTTGCCCTGGCGCACGGCCGCCCGCCCGGGAGTTTCACCGCCGAAGACCTGCGGAACCTCGACCCGCGCATAGCCAACGTGCTCTCGCTCGCCGGCGAGGACGAGTGA
- the recF gene encoding DNA replication and repair protein RecF (All proteins in this family for which functions are known are DNA-binding proteins that assist the filamentation of RecA onto DNA for the initiation of recombination or recombinational repair.) translates to MRLLTLAQLNFRNLRDSRLEFPAGVVAVVGRNATGKSNLLAAAYLGCTGEVVGGKLVRQVRLGEEEAYVAAEVEHDEGVSRIEVGLAPGRKLLKVDGQQARTMDVARVVSAVLLTPEDADLIHGPPSGRRGYLDGLLSKLSARYSSLHREYLRVLEQRNALLRAGDLGPTFGVWSERFALLGSEIDALRDRAITRLAPLAAAVYREVAGDAGSDLRVSLRRSYAEAGLAEALSASARTELARAQTVVGPHRDDLYLELGGVSLHEYGSRGEARTAALALRVAEYRILGEKHAEPPVLLIDDFTAELDSARREYLLTLAGATPQAFVSGTEPPPRFDYRLDMVAGRATAPGVGRA, encoded by the coding sequence GTGCGACTCCTGACGCTGGCGCAGCTCAACTTCCGGAACCTGCGGGACTCGCGGCTCGAGTTCCCCGCCGGGGTAGTGGCGGTGGTGGGCCGCAACGCGACCGGCAAGAGCAACCTGCTGGCGGCCGCGTACCTCGGGTGCACGGGCGAGGTCGTGGGCGGCAAACTGGTGCGCCAGGTCCGCCTCGGGGAGGAAGAGGCCTACGTGGCGGCCGAGGTGGAGCACGACGAGGGCGTCTCGCGCATCGAGGTCGGCCTGGCGCCCGGCAGGAAGCTGCTGAAGGTGGACGGCCAGCAGGCTCGAACCATGGACGTGGCGCGCGTGGTGAGCGCCGTGCTGCTCACGCCCGAGGACGCCGACCTGATCCACGGGCCGCCGAGCGGCAGGCGCGGCTACTTGGACGGCCTGCTCTCGAAGCTGTCGGCCCGCTACTCCTCCTTGCACCGCGAGTACTTGCGGGTGCTGGAACAGCGCAACGCGCTCCTGCGCGCCGGCGACCTGGGCCCCACGTTCGGCGTCTGGAGCGAGCGCTTCGCGCTGCTCGGCAGCGAGATCGACGCCCTACGCGACCGCGCCATCACGCGCCTGGCCCCGCTCGCGGCCGCCGTGTACCGCGAGGTTGCGGGCGACGCCGGTTCGGACCTGCGGGTGAGTCTGCGACGCTCCTACGCCGAGGCGGGTCTGGCCGAGGCGCTGAGCGCCAGCGCGCGCACGGAGCTGGCGCGTGCCCAGACCGTGGTGGGCCCCCACCGCGACGACCTCTACCTCGAGCTGGGGGGCGTCAGCCTTCACGAGTACGGCTCGCGGGGCGAGGCCCGCACCGCGGCCCTCGCGTTGCGCGTGGCCGAGTACCGCATCCTGGGCGAGAAGCACGCCGAGCCCCCCGTGCTGCTGATAGACGACTTCACGGCCGAGCTCGACTCGGCGCGGCGCGAGTACCTCCTGACCTTGGCGGGCGCGACGCCACAAGCGTTCGTGTCGGGCACGGAGCCGCCGCCCCGCTTCGACTACCGGCTCGACATGGTGGCCGGCCGGGCGACGGCCCCGGGGGTCGGCCGTGCGTGA
- a CDS encoding alkaline phosphatase family protein produces MAGPAFGDLEALLGPDLVAPYVGGRSLTSVPATVGHLLGVDDGWRSRWLTLPDLAERYERVVLLLVDGLGYARLKEQLASDDRGFAELLRFGGAKELGEPITTVAPSTTCVATTVLAANGASPAETGFLGFTQLMPRLGLVANMLFWQPAWGRGHGRGDLEAWGLSPEEALPTPTIYQVLSAAGVHSTTLHPADLARSPLSRVQSAGARVDGYIGWVDMLARLAAQLEEAAGRRGYTFAYFPDFDSLMHRDGPATPTYAPLLEAFAAGLLRTLEGLSPRARNGTLVLITADHGHHQVPAKEAAYLDELPDVTRHLAWREGGEPRHVYLYARAGEVEELLAAARAALGARFRVLRGDEALAAGLYGDPAHLHPEAVQRVGDVVLLARGGASLWDKRADGAPRGMHGSLTADEMLVPLIALPLDAG; encoded by the coding sequence ATGGCCGGCCCAGCTTTCGGCGACCTGGAGGCGCTCCTCGGCCCCGACCTCGTCGCGCCCTACGTCGGCGGGCGCTCGCTCACGAGCGTCCCCGCGACCGTCGGCCACCTCTTGGGCGTCGACGACGGCTGGCGCTCCCGGTGGCTCACCCTGCCTGACCTTGCCGAGCGTTACGAGAGGGTCGTGCTGCTCCTCGTGGACGGCCTCGGGTACGCGCGGCTGAAGGAGCAGCTGGCGAGCGACGACCGCGGGTTCGCCGAGCTGCTGCGGTTCGGCGGCGCCAAGGAGCTGGGCGAACCCATCACCACCGTTGCCCCGTCCACTACGTGCGTCGCCACCACCGTCCTGGCCGCTAACGGGGCCTCCCCGGCCGAGACGGGCTTCCTCGGCTTCACCCAGCTGATGCCCCGCTTGGGGCTGGTGGCCAACATGCTCTTCTGGCAGCCCGCCTGGGGCCGCGGCCACGGCAGGGGCGACCTCGAGGCTTGGGGCCTGTCACCCGAGGAGGCGCTGCCGACGCCCACCATCTACCAGGTGCTGTCCGCGGCCGGGGTGCACAGCACCACGCTCCATCCGGCCGATCTGGCTCGCAGCCCCCTCTCCCGCGTCCAGAGCGCGGGCGCCCGCGTGGACGGCTACATCGGTTGGGTCGACATGCTCGCCCGGCTAGCCGCCCAGCTCGAGGAAGCGGCCGGCCGGCGCGGTTACACGTTCGCCTACTTCCCGGACTTCGATTCGCTCATGCACCGCGACGGTCCGGCGACCCCGACGTACGCGCCACTGCTCGAGGCGTTCGCCGCGGGACTGCTGCGCACGCTCGAGGGGCTGTCGCCAAGGGCCCGCAACGGAACGCTGGTGCTGATCACGGCGGATCACGGTCACCACCAGGTACCCGCCAAGGAGGCCGCGTACCTCGACGAACTGCCCGACGTGACCCGGCACTTGGCCTGGCGCGAGGGCGGCGAGCCGCGCCACGTCTACCTCTACGCGCGGGCCGGGGAGGTCGAGGAGCTGCTGGCGGCTGCCCGAGCTGCGCTGGGGGCGCGCTTCAGGGTCCTCCGCGGAGACGAGGCCCTGGCCGCCGGGCTCTACGGCGACCCGGCCCACCTTCACCCCGAAGCCGTGCAGCGCGTGGGCGACGTCGTGCTGCTCGCCCGGGGCGGCGCCAGCCTGTGGGACAAGCGGGCCGACGGCGCGCCACGCGGCATGCACGGGTCGCTGACGGCCGACGAGATGCTCGTGCCGCTCATAGCGCTGCCGCTGGACGCCGGCTAG